The following nucleotide sequence is from Candidatus Izemoplasmatales bacterium.
CTACAAGGGCGATTACGAAGCCGCGGTCCGCACGTTCAACGGCATCCGCCTCGACCGGCTCGACGGCGTCTACCACGTCCTGATCGTCTCCTTCGTCTGCTATGCCGAGTTCGAGCTCGGCGACGAGGCCGCCTTCAAGGAGGGGCTTGAGCGCCTGCGCGGGATCCAGTCGCGGATCGCGCCGAAATATCAAGGCTATGCGGCCAACTACCTCGAGATCCTCGAAGCCCTCGACAAGCTCTCGCTTGATCCGGAGCACTACCGCGAAGTGATGGAGAAGCACTTCAACCGCGACGACGGCTACATCTCCACCAAACTCATCCACCAGTACCGCCTCGCCCTCTACGACCGTCAGGTCGGCGACGTCGAAGCGATGGACAAGAAGCTCGCCTTCGTCATCGCCAACGGCAAGAACCACCACACCGCCCTGCGCGCCCGCGCCCTCTTCCAGAACACCGTGAACCCCGACGACTACGTGATCCGGCCGGCGGAAGAGGAACCGGCCCCCGCCGATCCTTCCCTGATCGAGACGCAGACGCCGGAAACGGACGAAGACAAGCCGGAAGGCGAATGACGGGAAAGGCTTCGAGGCCGTGAAGACGATCGACCCGAACACCTGGAACCGCCGCGCCCATTACGAGCTTTTCAAGAATTACCGCGATCCTTTCTTCAACGTCTGCTTCGACCTCGACCTGACGGCGTTCCTCGCGCGGATCAAGGCCGAAGGGAAGCCGTTCTTCCTGTCGTTCACGCGCGTGGCGACGGCCGCGGCGAACGCCGTCGAGGCGTTCCGTCTCCGTCTCCGCGGCGACGCCGTCGTCCTGCACGAGACCTGCCGCCCGTCGTTCACGATGATGACCGACAAAGGCGTCTTCCGGTTCCTCACGGTCCCGTACCACGAGGACGAGGCGACCTTCATCGCCACGGCGGAGCGCCTGTCGGAGATCGCCCGCAAGTCGGTCTCGGTGGCCGACGAGCCGGGCGTCGACGACCTCTACTTCATCACCAGCATGCCCTGGGTTTCGTTCACCGCGGTGGAACACGCGATGCCCGGGAACCCCGACGATTCCTTCCCGCGCCTGACGTGGGGAAAGTACCGCGACGTCCTCGGCCGGACGCTGATCCCGTTTTCGGTCGCGGCGCACCACGCGCTCGTCGACGGCCAGGACGTCGGTGCCTTCGCGGAAACCATGCAGCGTCTGCTCGACAGGGTCTGACATCCCTGCTGGATCGATCCGACCGTCCGTTCTCCGGACGGTCTTTCTTTCGCTTTTTTTACCGAATCCATTTGACTTTCGGCGAAACCGTAGTAAACTGAATCTGTTGCGTGCGCAACGATAAGACACGACGGAGGACCCGTATGACCGGATGCATGAAGTACATCAGCGTCACCGCGCGATGCGCGATCCAATTCCACGGCGATCGACTCGCCGACCTCGGACTGAACGGTTACCAGAGCAGCTACATCCTGCATCTCTGCCGCCAGCCCGGGATCTCGCAGGAGCGGCTCGCGCAGCGTCTCCACGTGAATCGCAGCAATGTCACGCGGCAACTCGTCCTGCTCGAACGGCTTGGTTACGTCGAGCGACGGAAAAGCGCCGACGACCGGCGCGTGATCGAGGTGCATCCGACCGCGAAGGCGATCGAGGCGCTGCCGCGCGTGCGGGCCGTCCTTCGGGAATACAGCGACTATCTCTGCGCGGAGTTCACCCCCGCGGAGACGGAAACCCTGAACGCCCTCCTCGAACGCGTCGCGGCGAGGGCCGAGGCCCGCGACGCGAAACGGAAGGAAGACGCCCGATGAAGCGCGTCTGGGGGTTCGTCCGGCCGCATCTGCCGGTGATGAGCCTGCAGATCTTCATCAAGTTCGCCGCCACGGTCATCGAACTGTTTTTGCCGTGGATGCTTTCGACTATCCTCGACGACGCGGTGCCTTCGGGGGACATGAACGCCGTCTTCCTCTGGGGCGCCCTCATGGTCCTCTGTTCCGCGCTCGCGCTCGTCGGG
It contains:
- a CDS encoding CatA-like O-acetyltransferase, yielding MKTIDPNTWNRRAHYELFKNYRDPFFNVCFDLDLTAFLARIKAEGKPFFLSFTRVATAAANAVEAFRLRLRGDAVVLHETCRPSFTMMTDKGVFRFLTVPYHEDEATFIATAERLSEIARKSVSVADEPGVDDLYFITSMPWVSFTAVEHAMPGNPDDSFPRLTWGKYRDVLGRTLIPFSVAAHHALVDGQDVGAFAETMQRLLDRV
- a CDS encoding MarR family transcriptional regulator, which translates into the protein MTGCMKYISVTARCAIQFHGDRLADLGLNGYQSSYILHLCRQPGISQERLAQRLHVNRSNVTRQLVLLERLGYVERRKSADDRRVIEVHPTAKAIEALPRVRAVLREYSDYLCAEFTPAETETLNALLERVAARAEARDAKRKEDAR